The Ruminococcus bovis genome includes a region encoding these proteins:
- the nusB gene encoding transcription antitermination factor NusB yields the protein MSDNNITRREEREQAFLICFEKLFTNSSIEEISECAEESRDDTYSEFALKCADGVTQHVEEIDEIISSHLSGKWKIERINKVSLGIMRLAVYELKYLDDIPSNVTINEAVELSKKFSGEDEYKFVNGVLGAIARDL from the coding sequence ATGAGTGATAACAATATTACACGCCGTGAAGAAAGAGAACAGGCTTTTTTAATTTGTTTTGAAAAGCTATTTACAAATAGTTCAATAGAAGAAATTTCAGAATGTGCTGAAGAATCAAGAGATGATACTTATTCTGAATTTGCCCTAAAATGTGCTGATGGTGTAACTCAGCATGTAGAAGAAATTGATGAAATTATTTCTTCTCACCTTTCAGGTAAATGGAAGATTGAAAGAATTAATAAAGTTTCTCTTGGTATTATGCGTTTAGCAGTTTATGAACTAAAATACCTTGATGATATTCCGTCAAATGTAACTATCAATGAGGCAGTAGAACTAAGTAAGAAGTTCTCAGGTGAAGATGAATATAAATTTGTCAATGGCGTACTGGGTGCTATTGCAAGGGATTTATAA
- a CDS encoding DNA polymerase III subunit alpha has translation MAFVHLHLHSEYSLLDGACRIDRLASACKEKNMNALAITDHGVMYGVIDFYRACKKNGIKPIIGCEVYVAPNSRFQQDRDYYHLILLCENNKGYQNLIKLVSAGFTEGFYKKPRIDRELLEKYHEGLICLSACLAGEVPQRILANDYKGAKEVAKYYQDLFGKDNYFLELQNHNIKEEILVADKIKQISRELNIPMVVTNDCHYIEKSESKMHEVLLCIQTNHTIYDDDKMEFQTEEFYLKTEEEMKSLFPDLTSAYENTQKIADRCNVEFEFGVRKLPNFDVPNNEDHYEYFKRNCYEGLYKHYGSNPDKSIVDRLEYELGVIKSMGFVDYYLIVNDFVQFAKRSGIPVGPGRGSGAGSLCAYCIGITGIDPIKYDLLFERFLNPERVSMPDFDIDFCNKRRPEVIQYVIDKYGKDKVAQIIAFGTMQARGVVRDVGRATGVSYAVCDQVAKLIPFEIGMTLDKALQQNPDLKKMYDTDAQIKELIDMSKQIEGMPRHATMHAAGVVITKDPVSDYVPLSKNDDNVVTQFTMTTLEELGLLKMDFLGLRNLTVIDDAVKMIHRENKDFSIENIPLDDKGVFDMMSKGQSEGVFQFESAGMKRVLTQLKPNSLEDLIAVISLYRPGPMDSIPTYIENRHNPRKIKYKHPLLEDILRVTYGCIVYQEQVMQIFRKLAGYSLGRADIVRRAMSKKKHDVMEKEREIFINGLVNENGEVEVEGCIRRGVDKATANSIYNEMESFASYAFNKSHAASYATVSYQTAYLKCYYPKYYMASLLTSVLDNQNKLAVYIEECEHIGIKVLPPSVNYSYSGFTPVDNNIRFGLLAIKNLGRNFIDEIIEERKNGKFTSFYDFCKRLYGKNMNSRGIESLIKSGALDNLGANRKQMLSVYKNILENLEYDHRKNVEGQLSFFDMGDSKEENTKTVNMPDVSEFPFSELLAMEKEIAGMYLSGHPLSQYDNYAKLIRADRVGDVINKDNMRYRDGQQIKLFVIIDKVKNKITKSNQMMSFLNVEDKYGMMEAIIFPKTLADYGNYIFESNIVELIGTVNKRENEDPKVIVNQIRPAPPKDNIPTELPSRREKKLSPITRIDNKRIVKPDKLYLRITSRNSKKFKKVKNILEIFSGSTMVIFYVTDENKQYKAPRALWADVNDVLIDELYYILGKENVVIK, from the coding sequence ATGGCATTTGTTCATTTACATTTACATAGTGAATATAGTTTATTAGATGGAGCCTGTCGTATTGATAGGCTCGCTTCTGCGTGTAAAGAAAAAAATATGAATGCTTTGGCAATTACTGACCATGGTGTAATGTATGGTGTAATTGATTTTTATAGAGCATGCAAAAAGAATGGTATTAAGCCTATTATTGGTTGTGAAGTTTATGTTGCACCTAATTCAAGATTTCAACAAGACAGAGATTATTACCACTTAATTTTACTTTGTGAAAATAATAAAGGCTATCAAAACTTAATCAAATTAGTTTCAGCCGGTTTTACTGAGGGTTTTTATAAGAAACCTAGAATTGATAGAGAATTACTTGAAAAATATCACGAAGGTTTAATTTGTCTTTCTGCTTGTTTGGCAGGTGAAGTGCCACAGAGAATTTTGGCTAATGATTATAAGGGTGCGAAAGAAGTTGCAAAGTATTATCAAGATTTGTTTGGTAAAGATAATTATTTCCTTGAACTTCAAAACCATAATATAAAAGAAGAAATTTTAGTAGCAGATAAAATTAAGCAAATTTCAAGGGAACTTAATATTCCTATGGTAGTAACAAATGACTGTCATTATATTGAAAAGTCAGAAAGCAAAATGCATGAAGTGCTACTTTGTATTCAAACTAACCATACTATCTATGATGACGACAAAATGGAATTCCAAACTGAGGAATTCTATTTAAAAACAGAAGAAGAGATGAAAAGCCTTTTTCCTGACCTTACTTCTGCTTATGAAAATACACAGAAAATTGCTGATAGATGTAATGTAGAATTTGAGTTTGGTGTAAGGAAACTTCCTAATTTTGATGTTCCGAATAATGAGGACCATTACGAATATTTTAAGCGAAATTGTTATGAGGGTTTGTACAAGCATTATGGCAGTAATCCCGATAAATCTATTGTAGATAGGTTGGAATATGAGCTTGGTGTTATTAAGTCAATGGGTTTTGTTGACTACTATCTAATTGTCAATGACTTTGTACAGTTTGCAAAGAGAAGTGGTATTCCTGTAGGACCGGGTAGAGGTTCAGGTGCAGGTTCACTTTGTGCTTATTGTATCGGTATTACAGGTATTGACCCTATAAAGTACGATTTACTTTTTGAAAGATTTTTAAACCCTGAAAGAGTGTCAATGCCTGACTTTGATATTGATTTTTGCAATAAAAGACGACCTGAAGTTATTCAGTATGTAATTGATAAATACGGTAAGGATAAAGTAGCTCAAATTATTGCATTCGGTACAATGCAAGCAAGAGGTGTTGTTCGTGATGTAGGCAGAGCAACAGGTGTTTCATACGCAGTATGTGACCAAGTAGCTAAGTTAATACCATTTGAAATTGGTATGACACTTGATAAAGCACTTCAGCAAAACCCTGACCTAAAGAAAATGTATGATACAGATGCTCAAATCAAAGAACTGATTGATATGAGTAAACAGATTGAAGGTATGCCACGACATGCAACAATGCATGCAGCCGGTGTTGTAATTACCAAAGACCCTGTATCTGATTATGTACCACTTTCAAAGAATGACGATAATGTGGTAACTCAGTTTACTATGACAACTTTGGAAGAACTTGGACTTCTAAAAATGGACTTCTTAGGACTTCGTAACTTAACTGTAATAGATGATGCAGTTAAGATGATTCATAGAGAAAATAAAGATTTTTCAATAGAAAATATTCCTTTAGATGACAAAGGTGTTTTTGATATGATGTCAAAAGGTCAGTCAGAAGGTGTGTTCCAGTTTGAAAGTGCCGGTATGAAAAGAGTTTTAACTCAGCTAAAACCTAACAGCCTTGAAGATTTAATTGCAGTTATTTCTCTGTATCGTCCCGGACCAATGGATAGTATTCCAACATATATTGAAAATCGTCATAACCCAAGGAAAATTAAATATAAACACCCTTTACTTGAAGATATTTTAAGGGTTACATATGGTTGTATTGTTTATCAAGAACAAGTAATGCAGATTTTCCGTAAACTTGCCGGTTACTCACTAGGTAGAGCTGATATTGTAAGAAGAGCAATGAGTAAGAAAAAGCATGATGTTATGGAAAAGGAAAGAGAAATTTTCATTAACGGTCTTGTAAATGAAAATGGTGAAGTTGAAGTAGAGGGTTGTATTAGACGAGGTGTTGATAAAGCAACTGCAAATTCTATTTATAATGAAATGGAAAGTTTTGCTTCCTATGCTTTCAACAAATCTCATGCAGCATCTTATGCAACAGTTTCTTACCAAACTGCATACCTAAAATGTTATTACCCAAAGTACTATATGGCATCATTATTAACCAGTGTACTTGATAACCAAAACAAACTTGCAGTATATATTGAAGAATGTGAGCATATCGGTATTAAAGTTTTGCCACCAAGTGTAAATTATTCATACAGTGGCTTTACACCGGTTGATAACAATATCCGTTTTGGACTTTTAGCAATAAAGAATCTTGGCAGAAACTTTATTGATGAAATAATTGAAGAAAGAAAGAATGGAAAATTCACTTCATTTTATGATTTTTGCAAAAGACTATATGGCAAGAATATGAATAGCAGAGGTATCGAAAGTCTGATTAAGTCAGGTGCTTTAGATAACTTAGGAGCAAATAGAAAGCAAATGCTTTCTGTTTATAAAAATATTCTTGAAAATTTAGAATATGACCATAGAAAAAATGTAGAAGGTCAGCTTTCTTTCTTTGATATGGGTGACAGTAAGGAAGAAAATACAAAAACAGTTAATATGCCTGATGTTTCGGAATTTCCTTTTTCTGAACTTTTAGCAATGGAAAAAGAAATAGCAGGTATGTACCTTAGTGGTCATCCTTTATCACAATATGATAATTATGCAAAACTTATCCGAGCCGATAGGGTAGGTGATGTAATCAATAAAGATAATATGCGTTATAGAGACGGTCAGCAGATTAAACTATTTGTGATTATTGATAAGGTAAAGAACAAAATTACAAAGTCAAACCAAATGATGTCTTTCCTTAATGTAGAAGATAAATACGGTATGATGGAGGCAATTATCTTCCCAAAAACTTTAGCTGACTATGGTAACTATATTTTTGAAAGTAATATTGTTGAACTGATTGGTACTGTCAATAAAAGAGAAAATGAAGACCCTAAGGTCATTGTAAATCAAATCAGACCTGCACCACCAAAAGACAACATTCCAACAGAATTACCAAGTAGAAGAGAAAAAAAGTTATCTCCAATAACAAGAATCGACAACAAAAGAATAGTAAAACCTGATAAACTGTACTTAAGGATTACTAGTAGAAACAGTAAAAAATTTAAGAAAGTAAAAAATATTCTTGAAATTTTCTCCGGAAGTACAATGGTTATCTTTTATGTTACCGATGAAAACAAACAGTACAAAGCCCCTCGTGCCTTGTGGGCTGATGTAAATGATGTACTAATTGATGAATTATATTACATATTAGGTAAAGAAAATGTTGTAATTAAGTAA
- the xseA gene encoding exodeoxyribonuclease VII large subunit has translation MLPVEPKILTVSQLNFYVKSVLDSDPRLNYVFLCGEISNLTDHYRSGHIYLSLKDNKSVIRAVMFAGNARNLKFKPMEGMKVICRGRVTLYEATGQYQYYIEDMQPDGIGALYQAYEQLKEKLQSKGLFDQSHKKPIPYCPKTIGVITSPTGAAVQDIKNILTRRFPSVNIILCPVLVQGDNAVPQLIDAVNKLNEYDLCDTIIIGRGGGSIEDLWAFNDENLAYAIYNSHIPVISAVGHETDFTICDFVSDLRAPTPSAGAELAVPDRNEILQNLDAQRQYLSSLMDKKLIENNNVVSEMTTKLLSLSPDDKIAKLYNDLDFLSQKYENNSNRIFQNTANKIELLATKLESLNPVSTLKRGYSVVTNNDKTVTSVKDVKNGDTLAINVTDGKIISKVIGE, from the coding sequence ATGCTACCGGTTGAACCTAAAATTTTAACTGTTTCACAACTGAATTTTTATGTTAAGTCTGTTTTAGACAGTGACCCAAGGCTTAATTATGTCTTTTTGTGTGGTGAGATTTCTAACTTAACCGACCACTATAGAAGTGGTCATATTTACCTTTCTCTAAAGGATAATAAGTCTGTTATTCGTGCAGTTATGTTTGCCGGAAATGCCCGTAACTTAAAGTTTAAACCTATGGAGGGTATGAAAGTAATTTGCAGAGGTAGAGTTACTTTGTATGAGGCTACAGGTCAGTATCAGTATTATATTGAAGATATGCAACCTGACGGTATAGGTGCTTTATATCAAGCTTATGAACAACTGAAAGAGAAGTTGCAGTCAAAAGGTCTGTTTGACCAAAGTCATAAGAAACCTATTCCGTATTGCCCAAAGACTATTGGTGTAATTACCAGCCCAACAGGTGCAGCAGTACAAGACATTAAGAATATTTTAACCAGAAGATTTCCTTCAGTTAATATAATTCTATGTCCTGTTCTTGTTCAAGGAGATAATGCTGTTCCTCAACTTATTGATGCAGTTAATAAGTTAAATGAATATGATTTGTGCGATACCATCATCATCGGTAGAGGTGGTGGTTCTATTGAAGATTTATGGGCGTTTAATGACGAAAATTTAGCCTATGCAATCTATAATAGCCACATTCCTGTAATTTCAGCAGTAGGTCACGAAACTGACTTTACAATTTGTGACTTTGTGTCTGATTTAAGAGCACCAACTCCATCAGCAGGTGCAGAACTTGCAGTACCTGATAGAAACGAAATTTTGCAAAATCTAGATGCCCAAAGACAATATTTATCATCATTAATGGATAAAAAGTTAATTGAAAATAATAATGTTGTTTCAGAAATGACAACAAAGTTATTGTCACTTTCACCTGATGATAAAATTGCAAAATTATATAATGATTTAGACTTTCTAAGTCAAAAGTATGAGAATAACAGTAACAGAATATTCCAAAATACTGCTAACAAAATTGAACTTCTGGCAACAAAACTAGAGTCACTTAATCCGGTATCAACTCTAAAAAGAGGTTATTCTGTTGTTACAAATAATGATAAAACCGTCACTTCAGTTAAGGATGTTAAAAATGGAGATACACTTGCTATTAATGTAACAGATGGCAAGATTATTTCCAAAGTTATAGGTGAGTAA
- the pfkA gene encoding 6-phosphofructokinase → MAKDAIAVLTSGGDAPGMNAAVRAVVRSGINKGFNVLGIKRGYRGLLKKDFVEMDLRSVTNILSLGGTILYTARSKEFQTPEGIQHAAQNCMDMGVKGVVVIGGDGSFMGARALSEAGVPCIGIPGTIDNDIACSDYTVGFDTAMNTAMEMVDKIRDTSQSHDRCSVVEVMGRRCGDIALQTGISCGATAILVPEVPYNIEKDVISRILETRKNGKQHFIVVVAEGVGGSVDLAKYIERRTGIESRATILGHVQRGGSPTLRDRVVASEMGYKAVELLAEGKSKRVVALKDGKIVDYDITEALNMERVFDTHLYEIAKTISM, encoded by the coding sequence ATGGCAAAAGATGCAATCGCAGTGCTAACTAGTGGTGGCGACGCACCGGGTATGAATGCTGCCGTAAGAGCAGTTGTTCGTTCAGGTATTAACAAAGGTTTTAATGTTCTTGGTATCAAGAGAGGTTACCGTGGACTTCTAAAGAAAGATTTTGTAGAAATGGATCTTCGTTCTGTTACAAATATTCTTAGCTTAGGTGGTACAATTCTTTATACTGCTAGAAGTAAAGAGTTCCAGACTCCTGAAGGTATCCAACATGCTGCTCAAAACTGTATGGATATGGGGGTTAAAGGTGTTGTTGTTATCGGTGGTGACGGTTCATTTATGGGTGCCAGAGCTCTTTCAGAGGCTGGTGTTCCTTGTATTGGTATCCCAGGTACTATAGATAATGATATTGCTTGTTCTGACTATACAGTAGGTTTCGATACTGCTATGAACACAGCAATGGAAATGGTTGATAAAATCCGTGATACTTCACAGTCACATGATAGATGTTCTGTTGTTGAAGTTATGGGTAGAAGATGTGGTGATATTGCACTTCAGACAGGTATTAGCTGTGGTGCTACTGCAATTCTTGTTCCTGAAGTTCCATACAACATTGAAAAGGATGTTATCTCAAGAATTCTTGAAACAAGAAAGAACGGCAAACAGCACTTTATCGTTGTTGTTGCTGAAGGTGTTGGTGGTTCTGTTGACCTAGCTAAGTATATCGAAAGAAGAACAGGCATTGAATCTCGTGCTACAATTCTTGGTCATGTTCAGCGTGGTGGTTCTCCAACACTTCGTGACAGAGTTGTTGCTTCAGAAATGGGTTACAAAGCAGTTGAACTTCTTGCAGAAGGTAAGTCAAAGAGAGTTGTTGCTCTTAAGGACGGCAAGATTGTTGACTACGATATTACAGAAGCACTTAATATGGAAAGAGTATTTGATACTCACCTATATGAAATTGCGAAGACAATTTCAATGTAA
- the spoIIIAC gene encoding stage III sporulation protein AC translates to MEVDMIFKIAAIGIIVAVLNQLLIRSGREEQALLTTIMGLIVALMMIISQISTLFDTIKSVFGL, encoded by the coding sequence ATGGAAGTAGATATGATATTCAAAATTGCAGCAATAGGTATTATTGTTGCAGTGCTAAATCAATTGCTAATTCGTAGTGGAAGAGAAGAACAAGCCTTGTTAACCACTATAATGGGTCTGATAGTAGCACTAATGATGATAATTTCACAAATAAGTACATTATTTGACACAATAAAATCGGTGTTTGGTTTATGA
- a CDS encoding SpoIIIAH-like family protein encodes MKMKKRNLIVAALVIALGAAVYLNWQFGGDNTLLTSSTKELGAAEYVNNDTTVTSPSKTKLSSKQSNYFADARTKREQSQDKVVDIAKEVLEKSDSSTDSKDSAKAQAEKIEKYITYQTNIENLLKAKGFTDCLCCITEKGCSVVVPKEDMKKSSPMIIKDVVYGQTGINFENITITEI; translated from the coding sequence ATGAAAATGAAAAAAAGAAATTTAATAGTAGCTGCCTTAGTAATAGCTCTAGGTGCAGCAGTATATTTAAATTGGCAGTTTGGTGGAGATAATACTCTGCTGACTTCTTCAACAAAAGAACTTGGTGCTGCCGAATATGTAAATAATGACACAACAGTAACTTCACCGTCAAAGACAAAATTATCTTCAAAACAGTCAAATTACTTTGCAGATGCCAGAACCAAGAGAGAACAGTCCCAAGATAAGGTTGTGGATATTGCAAAAGAAGTGCTGGAAAAATCCGACTCATCAACTGACTCAAAAGATAGTGCAAAGGCTCAAGCAGAAAAAATCGAAAAGTATATTACATACCAAACTAATATTGAAAACCTACTAAAAGCAAAAGGCTTTACTGATTGTTTATGTTGTATCACAGAAAAAGGTTGTTCTGTTGTAGTACCGAAAGAAGATATGAAAAAGTCAAGTCCTATGATTATCAAGGATGTTGTGTATGGTCAAACAGGCATAAATTTTGAAAATATCACAATAACTGAGATTTAG
- a CDS encoding stage III sporulation protein AE — translation MKKIVVILIILLIPLSLTTKCYASTYSDALEEIGAGTLTDSLDDKSKEILKNFGVDEKDYNSIINISFSNVFHKIFDIVNDEGVTPFSSSALILSLLLIYSVFDNFRDGLKNRELKCITDTVFVLVVTLSISSPVISVINRAIESINNAGSFMLLYIPIMAVILITNGQSITGASYYSLVVMVGESVTYIAKNIVSPLLSVFLGLSVTSAISSDLNMQGIINEISKIIKWIIGFAMTVFSGLLTFKTLITTSADSISTRAVRFTLSSFIPIVGSALSEAYKTIQGSMCLLKTGLGVFVIISVMIVFLPIIIHCLLWIISLNITSGIGNMLGIKGPISIIKSCSTVLTTLLVIILCVMAIYVISTAIILTMGNGT, via the coding sequence ATGAAAAAGATAGTTGTAATTCTTATAATACTTTTAATACCACTTTCACTTACAACAAAATGTTATGCAAGTACATATTCTGATGCTTTGGAAGAAATCGGTGCTGGTACACTTACCGATAGCCTTGATGATAAAAGTAAAGAAATTCTAAAAAATTTTGGAGTAGATGAAAAGGACTACAACAGTATAATCAATATATCTTTTTCAAATGTATTTCACAAAATTTTTGATATTGTAAATGATGAGGGAGTAACACCATTTTCTTCATCAGCACTAATTCTTTCTTTACTTCTTATTTATTCAGTATTTGATAATTTTAGGGATGGTCTAAAGAATAGAGAACTTAAGTGTATTACAGATACAGTTTTTGTTTTAGTAGTTACCCTTTCAATTTCATCACCTGTAATTTCTGTTATTAATAGAGCAATAGAGTCTATTAACAATGCCGGTAGTTTTATGTTACTGTATATTCCCATTATGGCAGTAATTTTAATTACAAATGGACAAAGTATTACAGGTGCATCATATTATTCATTAGTTGTTATGGTTGGTGAAAGTGTTACCTATATTGCAAAGAATATTGTTTCACCTTTATTAAGTGTATTTTTGGGACTTTCTGTTACTTCTGCAATTTCTTCTGACCTTAATATGCAAGGTATAATAAATGAAATATCTAAAATTATAAAGTGGATAATCGGCTTTGCAATGACAGTTTTCTCAGGTTTATTAACCTTTAAAACTTTAATTACCACATCAGCAGATTCAATTTCCACCAGGGCAGTTAGGTTTACTTTATCATCATTTATTCCAATAGTAGGTTCAGCTTTATCTGAGGCTTATAAAACTATTCAAGGTAGTATGTGTTTACTGAAAACCGGACTGGGTGTCTTTGTAATTATAAGTGTAATGATTGTATTTTTACCTATTATAATTCATTGTTTATTGTGGATAATCTCGCTAAATATAACTAGTGGTATAGGTAATATGCTAGGTATAAAAGGACCAATATCAATTATAAAATCTTGCAGTACTGTACTTACTACTTTACTTGTAATTATCCTATGTGTAATGGCTATTTATGTAATCAGTACTGCAATAATTTTAACAATGGGGAATGGTACATGA
- a CDS encoding tRNA (adenosine(37)-N6)-threonylcarbamoyltransferase complex transferase subunit TsaD has translation MPLFLGIDTSNYTTSVALYDSDNHKDYSARKLLPVKVGEKGIRQSDAVFHHTQQLPDLVEKVKKYIDKPITAVGVSAKPRPVEGSYMPCFTVGLGLARSLSTLLNVPLYEFTHQHGHIVSALYSANRLDLIGKEFISFHVSGGTTEALLVDEDFNIDLVANTLDLNAGQAVDRIGLLLGCTFPCGKELEKLALNFKGKVKPKPTLKGTNCCISGVENQCKKMIDNNVPKEEVAFYCLKYIEETIYKMAIALKDKYGDLPLVFAGGVMSNSIIRESMEKRLDCVFAKPEYSTDNAVGISCLAYRGWKDATG, from the coding sequence ATGCCTTTGTTTCTTGGAATAGATACAAGCAACTATACAACATCGGTTGCTTTGTATGATAGTGACAACCACAAGGACTATAGTGCAAGAAAGCTGTTACCTGTTAAAGTCGGTGAGAAAGGTATTCGCCAAAGTGATGCAGTTTTTCACCATACTCAGCAACTTCCTGACCTTGTAGAAAAAGTCAAGAAGTATATTGATAAGCCTATTACAGCAGTAGGTGTATCAGCAAAACCAAGACCGGTAGAAGGTAGTTATATGCCTTGTTTTACTGTGGGACTTGGTTTAGCAAGGTCACTTTCAACATTACTAAATGTACCTTTATATGAATTTACCCATCAACATGGTCATATTGTGTCAGCACTTTATTCAGCTAATAGACTTGACTTAATAGGCAAGGAGTTTATTTCTTTCCATGTTAGTGGTGGTACAACTGAGGCATTGCTAGTTGATGAAGATTTTAATATTGATTTAGTAGCCAATACACTTGACTTAAATGCAGGTCAAGCAGTTGACAGAATTGGCTTACTTCTTGGTTGTACTTTCCCTTGTGGTAAAGAACTTGAGAAACTTGCACTTAATTTTAAGGGTAAAGTAAAACCTAAACCAACACTAAAGGGTACAAATTGTTGTATCAGTGGTGTTGAAAATCAATGTAAAAAAATGATAGATAATAATGTACCTAAAGAAGAAGTTGCTTTTTATTGCTTAAAGTATATTGAAGAAACTATCTATAAAATGGCTATTGCTTTAAAAGATAAGTACGGAGATTTGCCACTTGTTTTTGCAGGTGGTGTAATGAGCAATAGCATTATTAGAGAAAGTATGGAAAAAAGATTAGATTGTGTTTTTGCAAAGCCTGAATATTCAACAGATAATGCAGTTGGTATTTCTTGCCTTGCATATAGAGGATGGAAAGATGCTACCGGTTGA
- a CDS encoding SpoIIIAC/SpoIIIAD family protein has translation MSEILLVCSVAVVAFVLSIALKNTHPSISLIIIITTSIIVLLYILDYIVDVVDYINLLFKSVNINTEYVTILLKCTGICFLTEFCCDMCKESGCNSLSSQISFAGKVITLVMAIPLFKEVLKISLSLAGVQ, from the coding sequence ATGAGTGAAATCTTATTAGTTTGTTCGGTAGCAGTTGTTGCATTTGTACTTTCTATTGCCTTAAAAAATACCCATCCATCAATATCATTAATCATAATAATAACAACTTCAATTATCGTTTTACTTTATATTCTTGACTATATTGTTGATGTAGTTGATTACATAAATCTTCTATTTAAAAGTGTAAATATAAATACTGAGTATGTAACAATTCTTCTAAAGTGTACAGGTATATGTTTCTTAACGGAATTTTGTTGTGATATGTGCAAGGAAAGTGGTTGTAATTCATTGTCCTCACAAATTTCATTTGCAGGTAAAGTAATTACCCTTGTAATGGCAATTCCTTTATTTAAAGAAGTGCTGAAAATCTCACTATCTTTAGCAGGTGTACAATGA
- a CDS encoding stage III sporulation protein AF — translation MNLISNTAVMLCICTVACILVKFLVPEGVTRKTLNLIISTVLVITMIMPIKSLFTENNKININIPNETKISEEYNSKVLSTTKNNLEKSVKSILEQNNININNAVVTLKTDQNNGIIIESISIYITNDNQLTSSKITNLIKENFSVTPQIILEQ, via the coding sequence ATGAACTTAATCAGTAATACAGCAGTAATGTTATGCATATGTACAGTGGCTTGTATTTTAGTAAAGTTTTTAGTACCTGAGGGTGTTACCAGAAAGACTCTTAATTTAATAATATCTACTGTACTTGTAATTACTATGATAATGCCAATAAAGTCCCTATTTACGGAAAATAATAAAATAAATATCAATATTCCTAATGAAACGAAAATATCGGAAGAATATAATAGCAAAGTACTTTCTACAACAAAAAACAATCTAGAAAAATCTGTAAAGTCAATCCTAGAACAGAATAACATCAATATAAATAATGCAGTAGTAACTCTAAAAACAGACCAAAATAATGGCATAATTATTGAGTCAATCAGCATATATATTACTAATGATAATCAGTTAACAAGTAGCAAAATAACTAACCTTATTAAAGAAAATTTCAGTGTTACACCACAGATAATTTTGGAGCAGTAA
- a CDS encoding stage III sporulation protein AB — translation MVNKLILKYIGLFFAFTFFTSIGFYMSYKLQRRRKYLSTILLFLNRLQATITFRKDDIEEIVFNIADDELAPLKNAENNHYEKIIENLNFNNKDKELLLSFFKDLGTTDINGELSHIKMYQELFSEQYRLSKEDIKNKGKLYRMLGLFSGLAFVVLFI, via the coding sequence TTGGTAAATAAATTGATTTTAAAATATATAGGTTTGTTTTTTGCATTTACTTTCTTTACTTCAATAGGCTTTTATATGTCCTATAAATTGCAAAGAAGAAGAAAATACCTTTCCACAATACTTCTGTTCCTAAATAGATTACAAGCAACAATAACCTTTAGAAAAGATGATATAGAAGAAATTGTTTTTAACATAGCTGATGATGAACTTGCACCACTTAAAAATGCAGAAAATAACCACTATGAAAAAATTATTGAAAATCTAAATTTTAATAATAAAGACAAAGAACTTTTATTATCATTTTTCAAAGATTTAGGAACAACAGATATTAATGGAGAATTATCCCATATAAAAATGTATCAAGAACTTTTTTCGGAACAATATAGACTCTCAAAAGAAGATATAAAAAATAAAGGAAAACTCTACAGAATGTTAGGTCTATTTTCAGGACTGGCATTTGTAGTGTTATTTATTTAA